tacagtaaaaataaatgactgcTTCTCAATTAAGGAGAATGCAAATGTGCCAAAGTTTTGGTCTAGAGTTCATAAAGAAAAGATTTAATGGTTCTACAGTATGTGTTAACAATCCTTCTTTTGTTATTTGTGTgtgctaataaataaataaacatgtatgTGGAAATGATGGTTTCTAGTAAACATATATTAACCCTAAACTGTAATATTTTCTCTGTAAACATAAGAGAGATGATGAGGAGGTAATAGATCATCCCGTTAcgtttttaagaaattaaaacaactgATGGTGTCAGCAATAggaaattaaacatgttttagtaatcttagcaaaaaaaaaaaagttctggggGAGCGGAAAAAACAAAtagtacaataaaaaatacagagtAACTCTGGTTGGTTGGGCAAGGTTTTTCAGCTGTGTTACCCAAACCCAAAATAGGGCTGGACACCCTGTTATCCACAAGGATATAACGAATGCTTAAAACATTGGTCTCTTATGGCTTTCATTCATTCCTCTTGTTAGAATCCAACTTCATAAACAAACTTTACATGCAGTTTCTCTTTATgtcttcaaaaaaataagacagcaaaaaaacagaatgtaaCGAAAATAGAAAGGCGCTATGGTAAAAAAGGCGATTGAAAACTTGGAATAACTGCATTATGAGTCATCTTAAGTCCACCCTTTTCCCCGTCTCGGTGCCACACTGAGGTCCGGTTTGACCAAGTGCTGCCTTTCCTTTGCCTGTCAGCAAACCCAGCGAAGGAAACCGTGTGTCGGCCTTCTGACTGGGGTACGTTTGCACTTGCGAGAGGTTAGAGAAGGGAGAGAAGCCAACCCCCGGTGCAGGGTTTCTAGTTCAGAGCGTCGGTAGACAAAAGCGGCAAAACTTTCACTAATTTATTTGCTGGGTTTTTCTTGTTGGTCCTCCACAGAGTTGGGTTTTTCTGGTGTTGGGGCAAAAAAGGAGGACTTAGGTCATTGTTATTACATGAAAATAATATCTAAAATTCCATTCTGGTATGTTAATCTACCAGTATGGtggacattttaatttattttcaatattttactcaccaGAATCACTTTCTAACTGTTGTGGAATGCTTGGCTGTGCTTGCCTAAAAGGTAATTagaaaatttggtttaaaacacacatttctccTTTCTGCTCactaataaagtattttaaacatatatacacatagATTTACCGATCAAAATAAGCttgtctcctcttcctcagctcCTCAGCAGTAAGCGTCTCATTCTGGCTGGATTTATCTCCACATGTAGAACTCTGTACAGCCTGTTTTTCTGATTTCACATTTCCAACATCAGGTTCTGAAGATTTGTTACTCATGCCGGATCCTAGATAAAGGAAAAACTTTGGTcgaaattgcaataaaaaaaaaaattaaaatcagttCGAAGCTTCTAAATGAATCACCTTGCATGCTGAGCTGGATGGCCCTGCGAAGGTCAGCTTCTTCATCTTCCACATCCATTTCCTGCCTGCTGAGTGCCAGAGCTCTCTTCagttcttcatcttcatccacaGTCTCATCTGATACAATGTCCATTTGCCCCTGAGCGACGGATCTGCTTCTCAAAACATAAACGTATTATGTCAAAACAAAACCTAATGGGATCCAACCGAGGACCGTATTCCACAAACCTACCCTGCACTTGTCTGGGCCTCATCCTCTCCAATGAGCCTGGGCCGCTGCTGTTGCTGAACCCGCATTATTCCCAGAATCTGCTCTGCTTCACACTCGGGAAGATTCCCTTGGATCACAAATATGGAATAGCCTGCACAGATAcaatatatttgtgtttgtgcactATAAGGTGCAATAATATAAACAAGTCAGCTTTGCAATACCTTCTTGCTGTAGCTGTGCCAGGAAAAGAGCTAAATATGTATCTGATATCAGCTCTGGTCCAGTCAAGAGTGAATTCAAGTTAAACCACTGCAATAATAAAGTAAAGGTTAATTAAGCATAAACACACCTATTgagacgtaaaaaaaaatgacataccTGTTGTCCAAGCTTGCGTATGGTGAACCAATGCTCCTTATAATTGCAAATGAAGGCCTTCTCGTTTCTAAAATGCGAAGACATCAAATTAGGTTTAAATGTGAGTGTCAGATCGACTCGCTATGCAGAAAGTCTTGAAAATTCAACTTTACATTGGATTTATCATCAAGCTCTGGTACTCCCGGCTATTGAAGAGAATTAACTCCAATCCCCACACTCGGAGAGCATTGCTAATTacctgtaaaaaatgtaaaaatcagtCATAAGGAGTGATAAGACAGTCTTGTAAAGTATATTGAATAATCATAAACATACTTGTATTGAAAAGAATCCGCTGTCATCCATGTTTCCAGATGGTTGCTTTAAAGttaatattaaaacagttgTTAAAATAACACCACAActgcagaaaacatttgttatGTGTCCCCACATACCTGTAAAAAGGTCCTGTACTCCTCACTACCCATACCTCCTTCTGCCATTCTCATTCTCTCCTCTTCATCTAGCTGATGAGCAATTGAGGACAGGTCTACAGGGGTAAAATACTCCCCCTGCAAAAGGTTGTTGAGACAATGCTGGGCACATAAGGAACCCTCTTGCTGAAAACAAAGAATAGCTGGgtttaaatttacaaataattcaGCTCCAAAACTAGAAATTGTTGtgcaaaaacgtaaaaaaacatTGGGAGATAAATATGGCCAAACCAacgaaaaaaacattttattttactcagATACACATAACTAAACAACGAGCAGCACACAACTTTAGCATCATTTTCCTTTAGTAATTATTGGTGGACTCGAAATGTACAATAAATACCGCAAACTCGAACTCTAACTTCCCTCTATTAGCttctaaataaacttttaacaaCACCTGGTTAGCAAGTGAGTTAGCATTTTTTGCAGTCTAAACAACAATACAGCCAAAACAACACTAGATTTAAGCTAGTACCGGCTAAACACACACGCTAAACGAATGCTAAATGTATTCACCCTCTCCGACTACACACGGTTAAATACGTTTAGTTTAAAGTCACAAGTTAAATGTCTAAACCTACTTTTTCATGAAATATGGAATCCATGTTTAGATTTCTGTCAAACATTCAACTTTGACCCCTAcccgtgtaaaaaaaaaaaaaaaaagggagtcAATCTCTACTGGCGCCCTCTATGGGTCGTTTTGGAGTACAGCGTCGCTCCATTCAAACAGCCGTGGGATATTGGTCACACAGACACAGGAAACCCCCCTCCTTTTCGGCAAATGAAATATGGCAGAGAGTAAAAAACACCTTGACGGACTGGAGCTCAGTAAGGTACGGTGTTGGCGTTGCAAATAAAAACTGACAGTTATTACTGAGAGTCGGATACTGAACACGTACGCGTGGTGTTATAAATGCTGTACACAAAACAGGCTCAACGAGCAGGGACGGTGCTACTTATCAAGCTAGCAGCCAGAAGCTGGCTAACCGCATTACTAGCTTCCAGAGGCTACAAACAGCGTTTTTTCCTCCCCAGATTGTTTTGAATCAGTGATTTGAATCTTTGTCTAAAACGCGATTTGTTTACGGAAGTGTGGGTTAATCTggtattttggtgtttagcttgGTCTAAAACCCCGTTTTGCGAGTTTTTAAACATTGAGCATCAGTCCTAACTGTTTTCTTGAACGTCAGTGTGAAAGTTGTGTCTTTAGAAAATGAAACTAAACTTGCTAGgtatttttattcacattacgaaccatttttattgtttgacattttcacaaTCTTGCTAGctaaataaagctgctgtttgttttgtttggtctAATCTTCCATCACATTGACTTATTCCTGGACCtataaaggaaaacaaatttgGAGAATTTTATAACagtgtattttttgtgtatatCTTCGATGCCGTCTGTATTTCAAGGGACTAGATGGGATGtaaatctgaatttaaagacGGTTTAAATAATGTCATAATCTAATATAATTCATAGtggatattggttcattttgatcCAAGCGATGCATTGACTTAAAATCGATATGGgacatatttagccaaaaatacaACCACTGTGactcagataaatacctggtactaaACAGCGCAGGTGAAATTTTTTAGATCGTTTcctaaagttcagcccacttttagtttttcctttatagaaataattcaaactgaacattattagaacacgACCACACAAGTAATCacgtgtgttgtctgctgtgatagacatcttaattgttttatagtaaaataaaccctTCAAGCCTCATtccaaatagtattttccagtatcgattataatttattaattatGAAGTGATTTTATAATGGTTATAATGCTTCCTTTCaccttattattttttatatgttccTGTTTTTCATCTCATTGGAATTCCTCCAACAAAGTTAAATCATCTCAGTTTTAAGATCCCCTCTTTCAATGTGGTAATTTATTGTAAACGTGCatcattcttttaattttaaactgttCAGCGTTCTAATAATTTGTGTGAATTCAACACTTTGTAAACAGCCAACGTTTTTAGCAATGACCTTTTGTGTCGTTCGCTCCCTCCTCTCCCATGCAGACTGTCAGTGATCATCTTCTGGACGACTGTCAAGTCTGCAGGCTTCTACATAGTTATGTGGCCTGCTGATGACTGTGCATTTAGAGGCCCGAGTCTCTGCAGCGGGTTTGAATATTTGTCTTAAAGGAGGGATGATATGAGTCTACAACATTGTCCTAAgatgttttgcttttcattaaaaaaacaaacaaaaaaaatcaagttctAGTTATTGTTACCTTAAACCCAAACCAAGCTTCCTACATGCAAAACTTTACCccattttgaccttttttaaggaaatggcaaaacaaatcaaagttcAGTTTagttactgtttaaaaaaatacacaactttgtctttttagtgtttttttatttatttatttttttaagatggacTGTTTTAAGTCTCTGAGCAACAAGCTGCATTCAAAATATGTTACTTGTGTTTAATCAAATGTATCTTTaatcacattagcattatcatttcagttttaaacaattaaaaaaattactaccTATTTATGTCATTGCTCTGTTTCATCAGTGCTGGTTCTCATTTTAGACACAACAGTCCAACAATGtcaataaaccaaaaatgtatCTGTATTTTTGGTCTCTAAAGTGATGCTTGTTTTCTCACAGGAATGGCAGCAGGCTTCAGACTGCAGAGCCGAGCTGCTCGGTTACCTGAAGGAGCAGGTGCCGCGGATTTTTTGTCTGCGGAAGGAGAACAGCCCCCAGGAGGAAGACGAGCTCCTGCAAAGTCTGCTCCTCCATCCTCTGGAGTGCTTCCTCTTTGGAGAGGATCCTCAGCAGGGCCTGGAGAAGCTCAAGCAGGGCAGCAGCACCTCCTCCCAGCTCTGTGGCCGTGTGTTCAAAGAGGGAGAGACTGTCTACTCTTGCAGGTTCGAAAGTAGCGCCTGGTGTTCtgtaataaacaaatgaaacctCTAAGGTTTGGTGAAATGCTGAAAATCTGTTCAGTATGAAACATGCAAATAAAGCAGCAAAGTCTCAAATTGAATCAGAGAAATAAGGAATTAGAATCAGTATTTTGAAGTGATATTAGTTTGGCctcattttggtttgatttaagGAGAATCCTGTTACGTTCCAGTCAGGCTGAGTTCTAAAAGTGAATAATTAATAGGTTGTGTAGCGGGGCTGTGCAAATGTTGAGTCATCCTGCAGGATCTGCTGTCTTAGTCAGTGACGCTAAAGACATTTGAAAGTATTCTGGTTGGcagaaatattgagaaaatgtgtacttttaacttcaaattagcatacagAAAAACtgataatttgttaaaaataaaagttatgcTGAAACccgtctttgttttgttttagggaCTGTGCAATAGACCCCACGTGTGTCTTGTGCATGGATTGTTTCCAGGATAGTGTGCACAAAAGTCATCGTTACAAggtttgtatatatatatatataaacataattttttatgttttatagatatttaaaatacaaagtaCAAGTGTACTAATTTGCTGAGTTTCTATAAGCATTCCTAAATTTTGGTGTCATCACATAAACGTCACAAAATGTCAGATTATTCTCACACGACCAGCAGCTTTAACTCGCGTCATCCGTTAATTCGTCTTCAGTGACTGATGCATTTTATATCCCAGATGCACGCATCCTCAGGGGGGGGATTCTGTGATTGTGGGGACTTGGAAGCCTGGAAGATCGGTCCTTGTTGCTCCAAACATGACCCTGGAGCAGCCACTGCCATGGTAACGGTAAGTTATATAACGGGAAGACGGATGTAGGAGGGAGTGTTCTTGTCCCATTCTGTGTCAGTGAACCCCAGAATGCTTATTTTCCCATCTTagtcctggatgctgctcatcTGGCTGTGACTGCAATAAACAAAGCAGATGCTATAGAAGGAATAAAGTAGAGTGTACACAGATAATTGTAATGATAATTGTgtgaaaataattgaaaataacaTGAAAGCTGGTATTCTGTGCAGGGATGACTTGCATTTACAGTTGCTATAGTGTCTGTGCAGATGTTAGACCCTGCTTTGCTGATCGGCGGTGTTTAGGCTCATTGATAAGATAGCGCTCTGAGCGTTCAGCAGACCTGAAGCTTGACAGCTCCGTGCCTGTTTCCATAAACAACAGGTGGTCCTGTTGACATTCTTGGCCTCAGTCTGACaaagtgttctgtttttgcCACACGAGATCCGGAGTTGCATTTTACCTCATTACTCGTTTATGCAAACGCGTCAAATCACTTAGTTCtgcttttaaaaaccttttgcaTCTTCACTCACTTGAGagaaaacaccttttttgttttcttcgtgCGCCTTTCGTCTGATCTTTGCCTTTTTACCACCAAGAATTAAAGTTTTGTATAGCAACATTTCCACTTATCTATCAATACTTTTCCTTCTCCTATGAGGaagtttttagattaaataaatatgctCATTAACTGTtaatgaaacaggaagtgagacaTTGTTTTAAGAACTcttaaacaaacacattttatcaaACTAGCTTTTTTTATAAGATTGTTTGTGGATCAAACTGAGTGGAATTTAGTGTTCCACTTTGACAAATAAGCAactttttacatcattttctgCAGGATGAATGTGTTCTGGAGCCAGAGTTATGTGAACGCGTTGAGAAGCTGTTTCGAGTTCTGCTGCGCTACCTCACGGACTTCTTGGTGTGGGAGGAGAACTTTGAGCTTTCAGCTGAACTTCAGCCTGGGTATGGTGGTGCCAGATTTGATGAGACTACACTTATATGGCAAATGCTTTCTTTagattaaaattacttttttttaaaggactaaAGAAAATGCGTACTACTGTGTGCTCTACAATGATGAGCACCACTCGTACGACCATGTGATCTACACCCTCCAACGCTCTGTTAACTGTAACCAGGAGGaagcaaaaatacacacaacacTTATTGACAAAGAggtattttgttgtttctttttattgtcaCTTTCTATGCTATAAAAAAGAAGCTCActgtattttattactttaggGTCGGCGGGCTGTGAAGCGGGGAACTCTTCGTTCTTGCCAGCAAGCCAAAGATCTCATCAAAGTAAATCTATTTCTTTGACCGTTTCCTTTTTATATCCCGacctcacaaaataaaaacctctcCTTTTCGGATTTACAGTCCAACTCGGAGCACATTTCGCTGCAGCCGCTGCGGGTGGAGATCCTTCATGCCGCAGTGATGGCTCATCAAACGTTTGCACTCCGCCTCGGCTCCTGGTTCCAGAAGATCATTGGCTACTCAGGTGTGGTAGCCACTCCTTCTAAACAGTAGTCGACAGGTGTTGGTTCTATTCCTAAGGTGCACAAACTGGTATGTCTACCAGTCTTAAGAGATCATGATACGGGAATAAAAGTCTGAAAGGTGTGTTGAAATGGTTGAACTTTCTGACCTGTGCCGTGGGCAAAGGATTGGAGTACAAACATTTTGCTCTGTTTTATCTGCTATACTATAAACAAAGAGAAACCGCCTTTGGGAAGCGGAACTGAAGATCAGAGGCAGAGTTGTGTGCATTTAGAAAGGACATGACTGCTGCCTCAGAGACCTGAACGACTTTAACAAGGCATTAAAAATATGCAGACTGTAACAGTTAATTTCTCGATAAAATAGTTCCTtgagttttattgtattttgataAATGATGCAATTAGAAACTTTGATAGCCTGGTTCCTGGTAGTGATAGAACTTTGATCTCGTCATAAATTTATGCCAATTCAGTATAAAAGCCTACAGGCTGAATTACTATGATAATTTGTGGCGAGTCTCTGTTGTGTTGCGTTGACACAAAAATATACAATGTTTATTA
The genomic region above belongs to Oryzias melastigma strain HK-1 linkage group LG22, ASM292280v2, whole genome shotgun sequence and contains:
- the atxn3 gene encoding ataxin-3 isoform X2, whose translation is MFDRNLNMDSIFHEKQEGSLCAQHCLNNLLQGEYFTPVDLSSIAHQLDEEERMRMAEGGMGSEEYRTFLQQPSGNMDDSGFFSIQVISNALRVWGLELILFNSREYQSLMINPINEKAFICNYKEHWFTIRKLGQQWFNLNSLLTGPELISDTYLALFLAQLQQEGYSIFVIQGNLPECEAEQILGIMRVQQQQRPRLIGEDEAQTSAGSVAQGQMDIVSDETVDEDEELKRALALSRQEMDVEDEEADLRRAIQLSMQGSGMSNKSSEPDVGNVKSEKQAVQSSTCGDKSSQNETLTAEELRKRRQAYFDRQAQPSIPQQLESDSEKPNSVEDQQEKPSK
- the atxn3 gene encoding ataxin-3 isoform X1; this encodes MFDRNLNMDSIFHEKQEGSLCAQHCLNNLLQGEYFTPVDLSSIAHQLDEEERMRMAEGGMGSEEYRTFLQQPSGNMDDSGFFSIQVISNALRVWGLELILFNSREYQSLMINPINEKAFICNYKEHWFTIRKLGQQWFNLNSLLTGPELISDTYLALFLAQLQQEGYSIFVIQGNLPECEAEQILGIMRVQQQQRPRLIGEDEAQTSAGRSVAQGQMDIVSDETVDEDEELKRALALSRQEMDVEDEEADLRRAIQLSMQGSGMSNKSSEPDVGNVKSEKQAVQSSTCGDKSSQNETLTAEELRKRRQAYFDRQAQPSIPQQLESDSEKPNSVEDQQEKPSK